In Mesorhizobium sp., one DNA window encodes the following:
- a CDS encoding flagellar hook-length control protein FliK — translation MTSSVSASRLPINDPRPQPRKEGSKGHTTFQDAVHSAGAERRAGVSAAAPAMAVPAKGLARQLESIGQAGLRLSGGGIGTAATASPPAVDPAEAAEAPSRADAARSSAVEPGLPAPPPQAGRDAAARTRPTGEPASAKTDDTLKAGPEVASPSSPQVSAAKTPPLTRFEAGGGAAARTPPPGPEADGEAAVKLRPLGQPVASQTGDMAKAGPEVAIASSPRVPPTDTPPSADSAAPPPEARGDAAVRTVPPAGSVSTSADDPLRAEPEASGPASSQDLAAPERPKPDEVRMDSRPTDRGRDASVAAVPPADSRLAPADDVGPTAPRAEDGDAWQEAETETPPADDATASELRPRTAEAEVVAPVLALLPAAQPVPRQQVRWAAEANAVPTPDATASPDDAPDVDTRPSAYARAEVPAVLSNLPPTPSDEPQAGKPGDATPPAPRTHSPAAPVTAAAAAQPAPAPATPAAPAPAQASPRNASTARTASQAGEAPATSASRNPSIVGGVRPSVEASPAPAPAFDEAPAARVPVDPETRTDEAAPKPPESRSGETVRPAPNGVNLVSAQSAQAAPPSAPAASIIAAVRAEASWAAYFRDTQPAAPARIDSLKVQLNPVELGAVTAHLRIKDDTVTVELSAETADAQRQLATDADTIAKSLRALGVDVDRVTVQLSARADAQPQPEPSGQSRQQGFPADGGAGGAREQDSGSRREQHRSGGQNPPAAGPPGSSSGRSSSARYI, via the coding sequence ATGACCAGTAGCGTGTCCGCGTCCAGATTGCCGATTAACGATCCGCGTCCTCAGCCCCGCAAGGAGGGATCGAAGGGACACACCACCTTCCAGGATGCCGTCCACTCCGCCGGCGCCGAACGCCGCGCCGGCGTCTCGGCCGCCGCGCCGGCCATGGCCGTGCCGGCGAAGGGTCTGGCGCGTCAGCTGGAATCGATCGGGCAGGCTGGCCTGCGCCTTTCCGGCGGCGGGATCGGAACCGCCGCGACGGCATCGCCACCGGCCGTCGATCCGGCCGAAGCGGCGGAAGCGCCGAGCAGGGCGGACGCCGCGCGGTCGAGCGCCGTCGAACCCGGCCTCCCCGCCCCGCCGCCGCAAGCCGGCCGCGACGCTGCGGCGAGGACCCGTCCGACCGGAGAACCCGCTTCCGCGAAAACCGACGATACCCTGAAGGCGGGACCGGAGGTCGCCAGCCCGTCTTCTCCGCAGGTCTCCGCGGCAAAGACGCCGCCCCTTACCCGCTTCGAAGCCGGCGGCGGCGCAGCCGCGAGAACACCTCCGCCCGGCCCCGAAGCCGACGGCGAGGCGGCGGTGAAGCTGCGCCCGCTCGGACAACCTGTCGCCTCGCAAACCGGCGACATGGCGAAGGCGGGGCCGGAGGTCGCCATCGCGTCCTCTCCACGGGTCCCTCCCACGGATACCCCGCCCTCGGCCGACTCCGCCGCCCCGCCGCCCGAAGCGCGCGGCGACGCTGCGGTGAGAACCGTCCCGCCTGCCGGCTCCGTCTCGACGTCAGCGGACGATCCGCTTCGGGCAGAACCTGAGGCATCCGGGCCAGCATCTTCGCAGGACCTTGCCGCACCGGAGCGGCCGAAGCCGGACGAAGTCCGCATGGACTCCAGGCCGACCGACCGTGGCCGCGACGCATCGGTTGCGGCCGTCCCGCCGGCGGACTCTCGCCTGGCGCCCGCCGATGACGTCGGCCCGACCGCGCCGCGTGCCGAGGATGGCGACGCCTGGCAAGAAGCCGAGACTGAGACCCCGCCCGCCGACGACGCAACCGCATCGGAGCTCCGCCCCCGCACGGCCGAGGCCGAAGTGGTCGCGCCCGTCCTTGCCCTCTTGCCGGCGGCGCAGCCGGTTCCGCGGCAACAGGTGCGGTGGGCTGCCGAGGCAAACGCAGTCCCGACGCCAGATGCAACGGCCTCGCCCGACGACGCGCCTGATGTTGATACCCGCCCCTCCGCCTACGCCCGCGCCGAAGTCCCGGCTGTGCTTTCGAATCTACCGCCCACACCATCCGATGAGCCGCAGGCAGGCAAGCCTGGAGACGCGACGCCGCCCGCGCCGCGTACACATTCGCCGGCGGCGCCGGTCACCGCCGCCGCGGCAGCGCAGCCTGCGCCGGCCCCGGCCACACCAGCCGCGCCGGCTCCCGCTCAAGCGTCCCCGCGCAACGCCAGCACCGCGAGGACCGCAAGCCAGGCGGGCGAGGCTCCCGCGACGTCCGCCAGCCGCAATCCCTCTATCGTCGGCGGCGTCCGCCCGTCGGTCGAAGCGTCGCCCGCTCCGGCACCGGCGTTCGACGAGGCCCCGGCTGCTCGTGTCCCGGTCGATCCCGAAACGAGGACCGACGAAGCCGCTCCGAAGCCACCTGAAAGCCGCTCCGGCGAGACAGTGCGGCCCGCGCCGAATGGCGTGAATCTGGTCTCCGCCCAGTCGGCCCAGGCCGCCCCGCCCTCTGCCCCGGCAGCCTCGATCATCGCGGCGGTCCGCGCGGAAGCCTCCTGGGCCGCCTATTTCCGCGACACCCAGCCGGCCGCGCCGGCACGGATCGATTCGCTGAAAGTCCAGCTCAATCCGGTCGAACTCGGAGCCGTCACCGCGCACCTGCGCATCAAAGACGACACGGTTACAGTCGAGCTGTCGGCGGAAACCGCGGATGCGCAGCGCCAGCTTGCGACCGACGCGGACACGATCGCCAAGTCGCTGCGGGCGTTGGGGGTCGACGTCGATCGCGTGACCGTCCAGCTCTCGGCCCGGGCGGACGCCCAGCCTCAGCCGGAACCGAGCGGACAGTCGCGTCAGCAGGGTTTCCCTGCGGACGGCGGCGCTGGCGGCGCGCGCGAGCAGGACAGCGGTTCGCGGCGCGAACAACACCGATCCGGCGGACAGAACCCACCGGCGGCAGGTCCGCCGGGCAGTTCCTCGGGCCGGAGTTCCTCGGCCCGCTACATCTAG
- the fliF gene encoding flagellar basal-body MS-ring/collar protein FliF translates to MPEQIQRILDNLQAMGARRLSIMGAVAALVVAVVVVGSVWLNRPSYETLYVGLDRSDVNQIGIVLGDVGIPFDVSSDGTSVMVPVGKTGQARMLLAEKGLPTSTNAGYELFDNVGSLGLTSFMQEVTKVRALEGEIARTIQSIAGIKAARVHIVMGEEGNFRQAQRQPSASVVIRTAGLDAARSAASIRYLVAAAVPGLAAENVTILDSDGTLLAAGDDPANNTATRSIGVERTVENQIQDSIHRALSPYLGPDNFRTSVNAVVNTDTRQIEETIFDPESRVERSIQVVKEANQNSQSQSTAPTSVDQNLPNEGAPGASGPASSEKTDRKEEVTNYEINSKRIATVSNGYSVTRLSIAIVVNEARLKAVLGENSAPEKIQERLAAIREMVATAAGYSEARGDAISVNAVEFIDGIDGEAIEGPGFLEAASQHTGSIINSAAFVVVVFLVVWFGLRPLTAALQAGPAAAPSFEDVQRALPGANENLQIPGATMSADGALPGVAPPGRSNVNPIDELRNKLKPAPQDRLARMLELNEERTAQILRKWAHQEAS, encoded by the coding sequence GTGCCCGAACAGATCCAGCGCATCCTAGACAACCTTCAGGCGATGGGAGCACGCAGGCTCTCCATCATGGGAGCGGTCGCCGCTCTGGTCGTCGCGGTGGTCGTGGTCGGATCGGTCTGGCTCAACCGCCCGTCCTACGAAACCCTCTATGTCGGTCTCGACCGTTCCGACGTGAACCAGATCGGCATCGTCCTCGGCGACGTCGGCATTCCCTTCGACGTCTCCTCCGACGGGACCTCGGTGATGGTGCCCGTCGGCAAGACCGGGCAGGCGCGCATGCTGCTCGCCGAGAAGGGCCTGCCGACCAGCACCAATGCCGGCTACGAACTGTTCGACAATGTCGGCTCGCTCGGCCTCACCTCCTTCATGCAGGAGGTCACCAAGGTGCGCGCGCTGGAGGGCGAGATCGCACGAACCATCCAGTCGATCGCCGGTATCAAGGCGGCGCGCGTCCACATCGTCATGGGCGAGGAAGGCAATTTCCGCCAGGCGCAGCGCCAGCCGTCGGCCTCGGTCGTCATCCGCACCGCCGGGCTCGACGCCGCCCGCAGCGCAGCCTCGATCCGCTATCTCGTGGCGGCGGCGGTGCCCGGCCTCGCCGCCGAAAACGTAACCATCCTCGATTCCGACGGCACCCTGCTCGCTGCCGGCGACGATCCGGCCAACAACACCGCGACCCGCTCCATCGGTGTCGAGCGCACGGTGGAGAACCAGATCCAGGATTCGATCCACCGGGCGCTGTCTCCCTATCTCGGGCCGGACAATTTCCGCACCAGCGTCAACGCCGTCGTCAACACCGACACCCGGCAGATCGAGGAGACCATCTTCGATCCGGAATCGCGGGTCGAGCGATCGATCCAGGTCGTCAAGGAAGCCAACCAGAACAGCCAGAGCCAGTCGACCGCTCCGACCTCGGTCGACCAGAACCTGCCGAACGAAGGCGCCCCTGGCGCCAGCGGCCCCGCCTCCAGCGAGAAGACCGACCGCAAGGAGGAAGTCACCAACTACGAGATCAATTCGAAGCGCATTGCGACCGTCAGCAACGGCTATTCAGTCACCCGCCTGTCGATCGCGATCGTGGTCAACGAAGCGCGCCTCAAGGCCGTGCTGGGCGAGAACTCGGCCCCGGAAAAGATCCAGGAGCGACTGGCCGCGATTCGCGAGATGGTCGCCACTGCCGCCGGATACTCCGAAGCCCGCGGCGATGCGATCAGCGTCAACGCCGTCGAATTCATCGACGGGATCGACGGCGAGGCGATCGAGGGGCCTGGCTTCCTCGAAGCGGCGAGCCAGCACACCGGCTCGATCATCAATTCGGCCGCCTTCGTCGTCGTCGTCTTCCTGGTGGTCTGGTTCGGCCTGCGCCCGCTCACCGCCGCGCTGCAGGCGGGCCCGGCCGCCGCCCCGAGCTTCGAGGACGTGCAGCGCGCGCTGCCCGGCGCGAACGAGAATCTGCAGATCCCGGGCGCCACCATGTCGGCCGACGGCGCGCTGCCGGGCGTTGCCCCGCCCGGCCGGTCCAACGTCAATCCGATCGACGAACTGCGCAACAAGCTGAAGCCCGCCCCGCAGGACCGGCTCGCGCGGATGCTCGAGCTGAATGAGGAGCGCACTGCGCAGATCCTGCGCAAATGGGCCCATCAGGAGGCAAGCTGA
- a CDS encoding flagellar basal body-associated FliL family protein encodes MAKAVAIVEKQEGAPAKGPSLVVQIAVLLVLSLAAAGAGYFSGGMLKGETAADDPVAAAPAGDHGAKTEGGHEEGGAPEDPAAADLARGVMNLPAITTNLAAPSDTWIRIEMAAVFDGQADPTIGDVVHQDILAYLRTVKLHQVEGASGFLHMKDDIRERARIRGEGKVKDILIRTIVFE; translated from the coding sequence ATGGCCAAGGCCGTCGCAATCGTCGAGAAGCAGGAAGGCGCCCCGGCCAAGGGGCCGTCGCTCGTCGTCCAGATCGCAGTCCTCCTTGTCCTGTCGCTCGCAGCGGCCGGCGCGGGCTATTTCTCCGGCGGCATGCTCAAGGGCGAGACGGCAGCCGACGATCCGGTCGCCGCGGCGCCGGCCGGCGATCACGGCGCCAAGACCGAGGGCGGGCACGAGGAGGGCGGCGCTCCGGAGGATCCGGCAGCGGCCGATCTGGCGCGCGGCGTAATGAATCTGCCGGCGATCACCACCAATCTCGCCGCGCCGAGCGACACGTGGATACGCATCGAAATGGCGGCAGTCTTCGACGGACAGGCCGACCCGACGATCGGCGACGTGGTTCACCAGGATATCCTGGCCTATCTGCGCACGGTGAAGCTGCACCAGGTCGAAGGCGCCAGCGGCTTCCTGCACATGAAGGACGACATTCGCGAGCGGGCGCGCATCCGCGGCGAGGGGAAGGTGAAGGACATCCTCATCAGGACCATCGTCTTCGAATGA
- a CDS encoding response regulator transcription factor encodes MIVIVDERELVKGGFSSLFSREGVASAGFLPSEFDEWVDTAASGDLKSVSAVLIGECGAHDISPRRIRERTSAPVIALSEQHSLENTLRLFESGVDDVIRKPVHIREILARVCAIRRRGAEDASYAEVGPMRIYMDGRDPEIAGAPLPLPRRERRILEYLASNSGRRVTKAQVFNAIYGVFDEDVEENVVESHISKLRKKLREKMGFDPIESKRFLGYRLATQPA; translated from the coding sequence ATGATCGTGATCGTGGACGAGCGTGAGCTTGTAAAAGGCGGATTCAGTTCGCTTTTCAGCCGCGAGGGAGTGGCCAGTGCCGGCTTCCTTCCGAGCGAGTTCGACGAATGGGTCGATACCGCAGCGTCAGGCGACCTCAAGTCGGTTTCGGCGGTGCTGATCGGCGAGTGCGGAGCGCACGATATCTCCCCCCGCCGTATCCGCGAGCGCACCTCCGCGCCGGTCATCGCACTCAGCGAACAGCACTCCCTGGAAAACACGCTCAGGTTGTTCGAGTCCGGCGTCGACGACGTCATCCGCAAGCCGGTCCACATCCGCGAGATCCTTGCCCGCGTCTGTGCCATCCGCCGACGCGGCGCCGAAGACGCGAGCTACGCCGAAGTCGGCCCGATGCGGATCTACATGGACGGCCGCGATCCCGAGATCGCCGGCGCGCCGCTGCCCCTGCCGCGCCGCGAGCGCCGCATTCTCGAATACCTCGCCAGCAATTCCGGCCGCCGCGTCACCAAGGCGCAGGTCTTCAACGCGATCTACGGCGTCTTCGACGAGGACGTCGAGGAGAACGTGGTCGAGAGCCATATTTCGAAACTTCGCAAGAAGCTGCGCGAGAAGATGGGCTTCGACCCCATCGAGTCCAAGCGCTTCCTGGGATACCGCCTCGCCACCCAGCCCGCCTGA
- a CDS encoding chemotaxis protein MotC gives MKRLCRTIAIGASLSAVPLAAGPAHASLDTFQMVRSLQLVQDRIAGGDHAALPMQQKILQMIDRKLRESGPQDFEDGKNVEALLIYAMSGGNPITVEVAISRLKQDETTGSLTDGVRSYIRGDHKSAAAKLHSIDPRTLPSDLGSFLSLIKGSMAGADDPKLALVYLDTARLLAPGTLVEEAALRRSLPLAARLGDTERFLRASNQYVRRFLRSPYATQYADELVEGIVALYASLDLHLIESTISEMSREHQRVIYLRLARTAAIEGLRELSDFAAKKAAAFETVAAGDTDPRAILYSNLSEITSENGAEILARLKSIDRSKLAGPDRQLLDAAISVATGIMTSPDDKVVPQSVAAPAPAPQPKAAEAVRVIGPAPPAEVAAADAGPAPPVASDIAAAHPAPSRTAASGAIGPSAPAGGRETDAAAPAPEMASAEASLPIVDETRRKLEEIDKMLAGTQ, from the coding sequence ATGAAACGGCTCTGCCGGACCATCGCCATCGGCGCATCGCTGTCGGCCGTGCCGCTCGCGGCCGGCCCGGCGCATGCGTCGCTGGACACGTTCCAGATGGTCCGCTCGCTGCAGCTGGTCCAGGACCGCATTGCCGGCGGCGACCATGCAGCCCTGCCGATGCAGCAGAAGATCCTGCAGATGATCGACAGGAAGCTGCGCGAGTCGGGGCCCCAGGACTTCGAGGATGGCAAGAACGTCGAAGCTCTGCTCATCTACGCCATGAGCGGCGGCAATCCGATCACTGTCGAGGTTGCCATTTCCCGCCTCAAGCAGGACGAGACGACCGGTTCGCTCACCGACGGTGTCCGCTCCTATATCCGCGGCGACCACAAATCGGCGGCGGCGAAGCTGCATTCGATCGACCCGCGCACTCTCCCCAGCGATCTCGGTTCCTTCCTCTCCCTGATCAAGGGCTCGATGGCCGGCGCCGACGATCCGAAACTGGCTTTGGTCTACCTCGACACGGCACGCCTTCTGGCGCCGGGAACGCTCGTCGAGGAGGCCGCTCTGCGCCGTTCGCTTCCGCTTGCCGCCCGCCTCGGCGACACCGAGCGCTTTCTGCGCGCGTCGAACCAGTATGTGCGACGGTTCCTGCGCTCCCCCTATGCCACGCAATATGCGGACGAACTGGTCGAAGGCATCGTCGCGCTCTACGCCTCGCTCGATCTTCACCTCATCGAGAGCACGATCTCGGAGATGAGCCGCGAGCACCAGCGGGTGATCTACCTGCGCCTCGCCCGCACCGCCGCGATCGAAGGGTTGCGCGAACTGTCGGACTTCGCTGCGAAGAAAGCGGCCGCGTTCGAAACGGTCGCGGCCGGCGATACCGACCCCCGCGCCATCCTCTATTCCAATCTCTCTGAGATCACGTCGGAGAACGGGGCCGAAATCCTCGCGCGGCTGAAGTCGATCGATCGGTCGAAGCTCGCGGGACCCGACCGGCAACTCCTCGACGCGGCGATTTCGGTCGCAACCGGCATCATGACTTCTCCGGACGACAAGGTCGTGCCGCAGTCCGTCGCGGCGCCCGCGCCGGCACCGCAACCGAAGGCAGCGGAGGCCGTCCGGGTGATCGGGCCTGCGCCGCCGGCGGAGGTTGCCGCCGCCGATGCCGGGCCCGCGCCGCCGGTGGCCAGCGACATCGCCGCCGCGCATCCCGCGCCGAGCCGGACAGCAGCGTCCGGTGCGATCGGGCCGTCCGCGCCGGCCGGCGGTCGCGAGACGGATGCGGCGGCGCCCGCCCCGGAAATGGCATCGGCGGAGGCGTCCTTGCCCATCGTCGACGAGACGCGGCGCAAGCTGGAGGAAATCGACAAGATGCTTGCAGGGACCCAATGA
- a CDS encoding flagellin, translated as MTSILTNASAMTALQSLAATNKAMESTQSRISTGLRVAEAADNAAYWSIATTMKSDNKALSSIQDSLGLGASRIDTAYTAINSVVGIVDDIKQKLVSAIGASENDKAKIQSEISELQKQLKFAADAATFSGANWLSVDSSVANGNPSAGVHADAKIVSAFNRSSAGDVTLGTIDIDVQSIKLFDAAALTNENQGIVEGLRLGTSGDRDDTATVAVAGTLAATDGYSVYTLTVEGFLDSQIEQMLTVADTTLAELTDAATVIGAAKSRIDMQKSFTTSLMDSIERGVGQLVDADMNKESTRLQALQVQQQLGIQALSIANSSAQNVLSLFQQ; from the coding sequence GTGACATCGATTCTGACCAATGCGTCGGCAATGACCGCGCTGCAGTCGCTGGCTGCAACCAACAAGGCGATGGAGTCGACGCAGTCGCGGATATCGACGGGATTGCGGGTCGCCGAAGCTGCCGACAACGCGGCTTACTGGTCGATCGCGACCACGATGAAGTCCGACAACAAGGCGCTCTCCTCGATCCAGGATTCGCTCGGTCTCGGCGCAAGCCGCATCGACACGGCCTACACCGCCATCAACAGCGTCGTCGGCATCGTCGACGACATCAAGCAGAAGCTGGTGTCGGCCATCGGCGCATCGGAAAACGACAAGGCGAAGATCCAGTCGGAAATATCGGAACTGCAGAAGCAGCTCAAATTCGCAGCCGATGCGGCGACCTTCAGCGGCGCCAACTGGCTTTCCGTCGATTCGAGCGTGGCCAACGGAAATCCCTCCGCCGGCGTTCACGCGGACGCCAAGATCGTCTCCGCCTTCAACCGCAGTTCGGCCGGCGATGTGACGCTCGGCACCATCGATATCGATGTCCAGAGCATCAAGCTGTTCGACGCCGCGGCTCTCACCAACGAAAACCAGGGCATCGTCGAAGGCCTGCGGCTGGGCACCTCCGGCGACCGCGACGACACCGCCACGGTAGCCGTTGCCGGAACGCTCGCCGCCACCGACGGCTACTCCGTCTACACGCTCACCGTCGAAGGGTTCCTAGACAGCCAGATCGAGCAGATGCTGACCGTCGCTGACACCACCCTGGCCGAGCTGACAGACGCCGCGACCGTCATCGGCGCGGCCAAATCGCGTATCGACATGCAGAAGAGCTTCACCACGAGCCTGATGGATTCGATCGAGCGCGGCGTCGGCCAGCTGGTCGATGCGGACATGAACAAGGAGTCGACCAGACTGCAGGCGCTCCAGGTGCAGCAGCAGCTCGGAATCCAGGCCCTCTCGATCGCCAACAGCAGCGCTCAGAACGTTCTCTCGCTCTTCCAGCAATAG
- the fliP gene encoding flagellar type III secretion system pore protein FliP (The bacterial flagellar biogenesis protein FliP forms a type III secretion system (T3SS)-type pore required for flagellar assembly.): protein MRRLAITLAALAALTAGAAAQTIDLGQITRGADGQTVGTIIQLFGLLTVLSVAPGILIMVTSFTRFVIAFSILRTGIGLQTTPANFILISLALFMTFYVMAPTFDRAWQDGVRPLMNNQISEEQAFERISEPFRAFMLDNVREKDFDLFADLARERGQNVVEGQAVDLRILVPAFMISEIRRGFEIGFLIVLPFLVIDLIVATITMSMGMMMLPPTVISLPFKILFFVLIDGWNLLVGSLVRSFS from the coding sequence ATGAGACGCCTGGCGATCACGCTTGCCGCCCTCGCCGCGCTGACGGCCGGCGCCGCGGCCCAGACGATCGACCTCGGCCAGATCACGCGCGGCGCCGACGGCCAGACCGTCGGCACGATCATCCAGCTGTTCGGCCTGCTGACCGTCCTGTCGGTGGCGCCTGGCATCCTCATCATGGTGACGAGCTTCACCCGCTTCGTCATCGCGTTCTCGATCCTGAGAACCGGCATCGGCCTGCAGACCACGCCGGCGAACTTCATCCTCATCAGCCTGGCCCTGTTCATGACCTTCTACGTCATGGCGCCGACCTTCGACCGCGCCTGGCAGGACGGCGTCCGGCCGCTGATGAACAACCAGATCAGCGAGGAGCAAGCCTTCGAGCGCATCTCGGAGCCGTTCCGCGCCTTCATGCTCGACAATGTCAGGGAGAAGGATTTCGACCTGTTTGCCGATCTCGCCCGCGAGCGCGGCCAGAACGTCGTCGAAGGCCAGGCGGTCGATCTGCGCATCCTCGTTCCGGCCTTCATGATCTCGGAGATCAGGCGCGGCTTCGAGATCGGCTTCCTCATCGTGCTGCCGTTTCTCGTCATCGACCTGATCGTCGCCACGATCACCATGTCGATGGGCATGATGATGCTGCCGCCCACGGTGATCTCGCTGCCGTTCAAGATTCTGTTCTTCGTCCTGATCGACGGTTGGAATCTGCTGGTCGGTAGCCTCGTGCGATCCTTTTCCTGA
- a CDS encoding flagellin → MSSINTNSSAMLALQSLAATNKALDTTQSRISTGYRVAEASDNAAYWSIATTMRSDNKALSTVQDSLGLGASKVDTAYTGMNKAIETVNEIKTKIVSAVGATDSDKSKIQTEISALQSQLKAYADAATFSGANYLSVDSTSATVAGTADDAKVVSAFNRDASGVASVTTIDIDVDSLKLYEAYATATNVQSGILDGLRLGTSGARDNTAAAATGGTVAATDGYAVSTLTVEGFNDAQLGQMLTAVETALAEMTDAATTLGATKSRIDLQKEFTSSLMDSIDRGVGQLVDADMTEESSRLSALQTQQQLGIQALSIANSNSQNILSLFR, encoded by the coding sequence ATGTCCAGCATTAACACCAATTCGTCCGCCATGCTCGCGCTGCAGTCTCTGGCTGCAACGAACAAGGCGCTCGACACGACCCAGTCTCGCATCTCGACCGGTTATCGTGTCGCCGAAGCATCCGACAACGCCGCCTACTGGTCGATCGCGACGACCATGCGGTCCGACAACAAGGCACTGTCGACCGTGCAGGATTCCCTCGGTCTCGGCGCTTCGAAGGTCGACACCGCCTACACCGGCATGAACAAAGCCATCGAAACGGTCAACGAGATCAAGACGAAGATCGTCTCGGCCGTCGGCGCGACCGACTCCGACAAGTCGAAGATCCAGACCGAGATCAGCGCTCTGCAATCGCAGCTCAAGGCCTATGCCGACGCCGCCACCTTCTCCGGCGCAAATTACCTGTCGGTCGACTCGACCTCCGCGACCGTGGCCGGCACCGCTGACGATGCCAAGGTCGTCTCGGCGTTCAACCGCGACGCGAGCGGTGTCGCCTCGGTGACCACCATCGACATCGACGTCGACAGCCTGAAACTCTACGAAGCCTACGCGACCGCGACCAACGTCCAGAGCGGCATTCTCGACGGTCTCCGCCTCGGCACGTCCGGCGCCCGCGACAACACCGCCGCGGCTGCCACCGGCGGCACCGTCGCGGCCACCGACGGCTACGCCGTTTCCACGCTGACGGTGGAAGGCTTCAACGACGCCCAGCTCGGCCAGATGCTGACCGCCGTTGAAACCGCTCTTGCGGAAATGACCGACGCGGCGACGACGCTCGGCGCCACCAAGAGCCGCATCGACCTGCAGAAGGAATTCACCTCGAGCCTGATGGACTCCATCGATCGCGGCGTCGGCCAGCTCGTCGATGCCGACATGACCGAGGAGTCCTCGCGCCTCTCGGCCCTGCAGACCCAGCAGCAGCTCGGCATCCAGGCGCTGTCGATCGCCAATTCCAACTCGCAGAACATCCTGTCGCTCTTCCGCTAA
- a CDS encoding MotB family protein, whose amino-acid sequence MSTAEHAEAKHEILIIRHGGHDDHDDHHGGAWKIAFADFMTAMMCFFLVMWLINAANEETKAAVASYFNPIKLTDKNASRRGLDEEGQGSTSAQTQAQSETDPAASIPSVGAAETGNMKQNEANQSADAEKYTDEHLFSNPYAVLAEIAAETGNLQNLSEKGDGGAQLSGPATGASGGESFRDPFAPDFWSQQIIPGVDSPPTDEETVLSEPGDATKPTGAADVAGQKVAAAEAAPLPEPAAESAEADAAEQPQAPVATPSKVVLAEAAKIRDEIAQALGANDKLAEGLTVEATAEGVIISVTDQLDFGMFEIGSAVPRRDLVVAMEKIGAILSARTGNIHVNGHTDGRPFAGGKYDNWRLSTARAHAAYYMLVRSGLEEKRLTEVAGFADRKLKQPSDPFAASNRRIEILLETAG is encoded by the coding sequence TTGAGCACGGCCGAGCACGCGGAAGCCAAGCACGAGATCCTGATCATCCGCCACGGCGGGCACGACGACCATGACGACCATCATGGCGGCGCCTGGAAGATCGCCTTCGCCGACTTCATGACGGCGATGATGTGCTTCTTCCTGGTGATGTGGCTGATCAACGCCGCCAACGAGGAAACCAAGGCCGCCGTCGCGAGCTATTTCAACCCGATCAAGCTGACCGACAAAAACGCCAGCCGGCGCGGCCTCGACGAGGAGGGACAGGGCTCGACCTCGGCCCAGACCCAGGCCCAGAGCGAGACCGATCCGGCCGCGTCGATCCCCAGCGTCGGCGCCGCCGAAACCGGCAACATGAAGCAGAACGAGGCGAACCAGTCGGCGGACGCCGAGAAATATACCGACGAGCACCTGTTCTCGAATCCTTATGCCGTGCTTGCCGAGATCGCCGCCGAGACGGGCAATCTGCAGAATCTGAGCGAGAAGGGCGATGGCGGCGCGCAGCTGTCGGGTCCCGCGACCGGAGCCTCGGGGGGAGAGTCCTTCCGCGATCCCTTTGCCCCCGACTTCTGGTCGCAGCAGATCATTCCGGGCGTGGATTCCCCTCCGACCGACGAGGAGACCGTCCTTTCCGAACCTGGCGACGCGACGAAGCCCACCGGCGCTGCCGACGTCGCGGGGCAGAAGGTAGCGGCCGCCGAGGCAGCCCCCTTGCCGGAACCGGCGGCGGAGAGCGCCGAGGCCGACGCAGCCGAGCAGCCTCAAGCCCCCGTCGCCACACCCTCGAAAGTGGTCTTGGCGGAGGCCGCAAAGATCCGTGACGAGATCGCTCAGGCGCTCGGCGCGAACGACAAGCTGGCGGAAGGCCTGACGGTCGAGGCCACGGCCGAGGGCGTGATCATCTCGGTGACGGACCAGCTCGATTTTGGCATGTTCGAGATCGGGTCGGCCGTTCCCAGGCGCGACCTCGTCGTGGCGATGGAGAAGATCGGTGCCATCCTCTCCGCCCGCACGGGCAACATTCACGTCAACGGTCACACCGACGGCCGCCCGTTCGCCGGCGGCAAATACGACAACTGGCGGCTGTCGACCGCGCGCGCCCACGCCGCCTACTACATGCTGGTTCGTTCCGGCCTCGAGGAGAAGCGGCTGACCGAAGTGGCCGGCTTCGCCGACCGCAAGCTGAAGCAGCCCTCCGACCCGTTCGCCGCTTCCAACCGCCGCATCGAGATCCTGCTGGAGACGGCCGGATGA